A stretch of DNA from Planococcus antarcticus DSM 14505:
TACTCCGTATTGACGGAAGAGCTGGGAGAAGTGAAAATATTTCCAGAACAAGTGAAACCGGCAATCGATGCGGTATCTCACTTCACGGTTTCAATCGAACAATTGGTATATATTCCGCCAACGATGAGCCCAACTCCAAAGGTCTCTGGACTGGCAGATTATCTTGAGCATCCGAAAGAAGCAATTGAGTATTACAGAAGCAATGGAATCCACACGATGATCGCAGAAAAAAACACATGGGCAGCCGCGGCATTTTGTTGTTATTCAAAGACAAGCAAGCATCGTCAAAACACACTGGAATCGAATCATTGGGGACAATCTACACTAGAACCGGGAAGCGATTTTTCGACAGTGAAACAGAAGAACAGCTTCTTGTGCAGTTGAACAAAGACTTATTTGGCATGAATTACTTTGAACAATACGCAACAGATTATGTTCTCTTGGATGCGGAAATCATGCCATGGAACATAAAAGCGAAAGAACTAATCAGCAGCCAATACGCGCATGTAGCAGAAAATGCAATGGTGGACCGTTCGCTACTGAAAGCGAAATTGAGTGCGGCACTTGGAACCAATGAAAGCTTGCAGCTGTGGCTCGATGAGTACAAACAGAAGCTTGAAAATGCTCATGAATTTAATGAAGTGTTCCAGAAATACTGTTGGGATGTCGACTCGATCAACTCGATACAAATTGCCCCATTTCACGTGCTGGCACACAGCAACAAGGCTTTCATCGACAAACCTCATACCTGGCATATGGAAATGACTCAGTTTCTTGCCAGTGAGTCTGAACTATTTGTGGAAACAGAATTCAAAATAATAACAGATGAAGCTAGCGAAAATGACGTAATAAAGTGGTGGCAGGAAATAACAGAAGATGGCCATGAGGGCCTCATTATCAAACCAGAGTTTTTTATCGCCAAAAACAAAGGGAAACTGCTGCAGCCGGCCATTAAAGTAAGGGGCCGCAAATACTTAC
This window harbors:
- a CDS encoding polynucleotide kinase — its product is MGSRGILLLFKDKQASSKHTGIESLGTIYTRTGKRFFDSETEEQLLVQLNKDLFGMNYFEQYATDYVLLDAEIMPWNIKAKELISSQYAHVAENAMVDRSLLKAKLSAALGTNESLQLWLDEYKQKLENAHEFNEVFQKYCWDVDSINSIQIAPFHVLAHSNKAFIDKPHTWHMEMTQFLASESELFVETEFKIITDEASENDVIKWWQEITEDGHEGLIIKPEFFIAKNKGKLLQPAIKVRGRKYLRIIYGMDYLEDKNLDRLKNRNTSKKQKMALKEFALGLEGLIRYTSGDSIERVHECSLGTLAMESDPVDPRL